The following proteins are encoded in a genomic region of Trichoplusia ni isolate ovarian cell line Hi5 chromosome 18, tn1, whole genome shotgun sequence:
- the LOC113502967 gene encoding cell cycle control protein 50A isoform X2 has product MATSSDASDQNVKSRRPAESAFKQQRLPAWQPILTAGTVLPTFFVIGIAFIPVGIGLLYFSDEVKEHVIDYTNCYKDDENITCAEYIKQNFMEPCSCRLPFNLTEDFKGDVYFYYGLSNYYQNHRRYVKSRDDSQLLGRLVLNPSSDCEPFAYAVEDGKTKPVAPCGAIANSLFNDTLKVYSQEMSRDVPVIRTGIAWNSDKEIKFRNPPGDLRTAFANFTKPVNWRVNVWELDPNNTENNGFQNEDLIVWMRTAALPTFRKLYRRVNHQEVGFGPGLAKGPYVLIVDYNYPVTDFDGTKSFIISTTSLLGGKNPFLGVAYVVVGTLCLLLGIVLLVIHVKCSKSTTEMINVNPRTPYS; this is encoded by the exons ATGGCGACGTCGAGTGATGCGTCCGACCAAAATGTGAAGTCCAGGCGTCCTGCAG AGTCTGCGTTTAAACAGCAGCGCCTGCCTGCCTGGCAACCTATCCTGACCGCGGGGACTGTATTGCCTACGTTTTTCGTCATTGGCATAGCGTTTATACCAGTTGGTATAGGCCTACTCTACTTTAGCGACGAG gTCAAAGAGCATGTAATAGACTACACAAACTGCTACAAAGATGATGAGAACATCACATGTGCGGAGTACATCAAACAGAACTTCATGGAGCCGTGCTCCTGCCGCCTTCCCTTCAACCTGACGGAGGACTTCAAGGGAGATGTATACTTCTACTATGGACTCAGTAACTACTACCAGAACCATCGGCGATATGTCAAGTCCAG AGATGACAGTCAGCTGCTCGGTCGCCTCGTCTTGAATCCGTCTTCTGACTGTGAACCATTTGCATATGCTGTGGAAGACGGGAAGACAAAGCCAGTGGCACCCTGTGGAGCCATAGCTAACTCTCTGTTTAATG ATACTTTGAAGGTGTATTCACAAGAAATGAGTAGAGACGTGCCGGTAATCCGCACGGGCATCGCGTGGAACTCCGACAAAGAAATCAAGTTCAGAAACCCACCTGGCGATCTCAGAACTG cgTTCGCAAATTTCACGAAACCTGTGAATTGGCGCGTCAACGTCTGGGAGCTGGACCCTAACAATACAGAAAATAATGGTTTTCAG AACGAAGACCTAATAGTGTGGATGCGTACGGCGGCGCTGCCAACATTCCGTAAGCTGTACCGGCGCGTGAACCACCAGGAGGTCGGCTTCGGGCCCGGGCTCGCCAAGGGACCCTACGTACTCATCGTGGACTACA ACTATCCCGTTACCGACTTCGACGGGACCAAGTCCTTTATAATATCGACGACGTCCCTGTTGGGCGGCAAGAACCCCTTCTTAGGCGTCGCTTACGTCGTTGTGGGGACTCTCTGTCTGCTCCTCGGCATCGTACTACTCGTGATACACGTCAAATGCTCTAAGAG cacaaCAGAGATGATCAACGTGAATCCCCGCACTCCGTACTCTTAA
- the LOC113502967 gene encoding cell cycle control protein 50A isoform X1, which produces MATSSDASDQNVKSRRPAESAFKQQRLPAWQPILTAGTVLPTFFVIGIAFIPVGIGLLYFSDEVKEHVIDYTNCYKDDENITCAEYIKQNFMEPCSCRLPFNLTEDFKGDVYFYYGLSNYYQNHRRYVKSRDDSQLLGRLVLNPSSDCEPFAYAVEDGKTKPVAPCGAIANSLFNDTLKVYSQEMSRDVPVIRTGIAWNSDKEIKFRNPPGDLRTAFANFTKPVNWRVNVWELDPNNTENNGFQNEDLIVWMRTAALPTFRKLYRRVNHQEVGFGPGLAKGPYVLIVDYNYPVTDFDGTKSFIISTTSLLGGKNPFLGVAYVVVGTLCLLLGIVLLVIHVKCSKRFSALSIPAMQSYFLEEELASHNATISSTTEMINVNPRTPYS; this is translated from the exons ATGGCGACGTCGAGTGATGCGTCCGACCAAAATGTGAAGTCCAGGCGTCCTGCAG AGTCTGCGTTTAAACAGCAGCGCCTGCCTGCCTGGCAACCTATCCTGACCGCGGGGACTGTATTGCCTACGTTTTTCGTCATTGGCATAGCGTTTATACCAGTTGGTATAGGCCTACTCTACTTTAGCGACGAG gTCAAAGAGCATGTAATAGACTACACAAACTGCTACAAAGATGATGAGAACATCACATGTGCGGAGTACATCAAACAGAACTTCATGGAGCCGTGCTCCTGCCGCCTTCCCTTCAACCTGACGGAGGACTTCAAGGGAGATGTATACTTCTACTATGGACTCAGTAACTACTACCAGAACCATCGGCGATATGTCAAGTCCAG AGATGACAGTCAGCTGCTCGGTCGCCTCGTCTTGAATCCGTCTTCTGACTGTGAACCATTTGCATATGCTGTGGAAGACGGGAAGACAAAGCCAGTGGCACCCTGTGGAGCCATAGCTAACTCTCTGTTTAATG ATACTTTGAAGGTGTATTCACAAGAAATGAGTAGAGACGTGCCGGTAATCCGCACGGGCATCGCGTGGAACTCCGACAAAGAAATCAAGTTCAGAAACCCACCTGGCGATCTCAGAACTG cgTTCGCAAATTTCACGAAACCTGTGAATTGGCGCGTCAACGTCTGGGAGCTGGACCCTAACAATACAGAAAATAATGGTTTTCAG AACGAAGACCTAATAGTGTGGATGCGTACGGCGGCGCTGCCAACATTCCGTAAGCTGTACCGGCGCGTGAACCACCAGGAGGTCGGCTTCGGGCCCGGGCTCGCCAAGGGACCCTACGTACTCATCGTGGACTACA ACTATCCCGTTACCGACTTCGACGGGACCAAGTCCTTTATAATATCGACGACGTCCCTGTTGGGCGGCAAGAACCCCTTCTTAGGCGTCGCTTACGTCGTTGTGGGGACTCTCTGTCTGCTCCTCGGCATCGTACTACTCGTGATACACGTCAAATGCTCTAAGAG ATTTTCCGCTCTCTCTATCCCAGCCATGCAATCCTACTTCTTAGAAGAGGAACTCGCTTCACACAATGCTACTATATCCtc cacaaCAGAGATGATCAACGTGAATCCCCGCACTCCGTACTCTTAA
- the LOC113502969 gene encoding cell cycle control protein 50A-like — protein sequence MPGESLKLNVKRICIEVLGLLFILSGLILSIWSVEIIGHEYVIDYTDCLDLSEKTKCKDVFSITSECNCFLNVNITQPMNRTVTAYYELESFDQNLYYYSRDNKQLSGELSTNVSESCEPFAYVTSDKGRKPIAPCGALADRMFNDTLILQKDNSYVPTVQTGLLSENDKALYRNPSANIQAAFKEYAKPINWKNNIWELDPSNPDNNGFKNEAFIAWMRTDLKRKPLWRIDDKPPYQDGLPEGVYVLRVTYAYPPSVYNGRRLFVISNRKRVVNYVVVGLTVVLISIGLIVLAGKMYFNRKKYGNYIQCKMRVP from the exons atgccTGGAgaat ctctCAAATTAAATGTGAAGAGGATTTGCATAGAAGTTTTGGGTCTATTATTTATACTATCTGGATTAATACTGTCAATTTGGTCAGTTGag ataATAGGCCATGAATATGTTATAGACTACACAGATTGCCTTGACCTTAGTGAGAAGACGAAGTGTAAAGATGTCTTCTCAATTACGAGCGAATGCAATTGTTTCTTAAACGTCAATATAACGCAGCCAATGAATAGAACTGTCACCGCATATTATGAGCTGGAAAGCTTTGACCAGAATCTGTATTATTATTCAAG GGATAACAAACAGTTGTCAGGTGAACTCTCAACGAATGTTTCCGAATCCTGTGAGCCATTTGCTTATGTGACATCGGATAAAGGCAGAAAGCCTATCGCTCCTTGTGGTGCTTTAGCCGATCGCATGTTTAAcg ATACACTGATTCTTCAAAAAGATAACTCGTATGTGCCAACTGTACAAACTGGTTTATTATCAGAGAATGACAAAGCGTTGTATCGCAACCCTTCAGCAAACATACAAGCAG CTTTTAAAGAGTACGCGAAACCAATAAactggaaaaataatatatgggAACTGGATCCGTCTAATCCAGATAATAATGGATTTAAG AATGAGGCGTTCATAGCATGGATGAGAACAGATTTGAAACGGAAACCTCTTTGGAGGATAGATGACAAGCCACCGTACCAAGACGGTCTGCCGGAAGGAGTTTATGTACTTCGTGTAACTTATG cctACCCTCCATCGGTGTACAACGGCCGCAGACTTTTTGTAATCAGTAATCGTAAGCGCGTCGTAAACTATGTCGTAGTAGGGCTTACCGTAGTCCTCATAAGCATAGGTCTAATAGTTTTGGCGGGTAAAATGTACTTCAATAGAAAAAAGTACGGTAATTATATTCAATGTAAAATGCGTGTGCCGTAA